The following are encoded together in the Candidatus Margulisiibacteriota bacterium genome:
- a CDS encoding ATP-binding cassette domain-containing protein — translation MIKFNKLTKYFDKIKVIEKCDLLIEDGSSVAIIGPSGCGKSTLLRLIIRLTEPTSGSVLVDGQEVGRLGGEGLIELRKKTGMIFQTSALFDSMNVFENVAFALHEHTKKSVTEIRKIVAEKLKMVELEGVGDMMPSELSGGMQRRVCIARALAFDPKIILYDEPTTGLDPITSVTIENLMVKLSQELKVTSILVTHVLQTVYRVAHKVYMLNNGELLDIGTPEQARNSKDPVVAKFISGGL, via the coding sequence ATGATCAAATTCAACAAGCTGACCAAATATTTTGATAAAATAAAGGTCATTGAAAAGTGCGACCTGCTTATCGAGGACGGCTCTTCCGTGGCGATCATCGGGCCGTCCGGTTGCGGTAAAAGCACTCTCTTGAGGCTGATCATTCGCCTGACCGAGCCGACCTCCGGCTCGGTCCTGGTTGATGGCCAGGAGGTCGGCCGGCTCGGAGGTGAGGGGCTGATCGAATTGCGCAAGAAGACCGGGATGATCTTCCAGACCTCGGCCCTTTTTGATTCCATGAACGTCTTTGAGAACGTCGCTTTCGCCCTGCACGAGCATACGAAAAAGAGCGTAACGGAAATCAGGAAGATCGTCGCGGAGAAACTTAAAATGGTCGAACTGGAAGGGGTTGGCGACATGATGCCGTCGGAACTTTCGGGCGGGATGCAGCGCCGGGTCTGCATCGCCCGGGCGCTCGCTTTCGACCCGAAGATCATCCTCTACGATGAGCCGACCACCGGCCTCGACCCGATCACTTCTGTCACCATCGAGAATTTAATGGTAAAATTGAGCCAGGAGTTGAAGGTGACGTCGATTTTAGTCACCCATGTGCTGCAGACCGTTTATCGGGTGGCGCATAAGGTCTACATGCTCAACAATGGCGAGCTGCTCGACATCGGGACGCCGGAGCAGGCCAGGAACTCTAAGGATCCGGTCGTGGCTAAATTTATTTCGGGAGGTTTGTAA
- a CDS encoding MlaD family protein: MGLSTSAKVGIVTIAALTLLAMVIVWKTEIFKMREGYKLTGIFNSVEGLTIGSEVRFRGLKIGKVTEIDPGPYDIRIYSVVEPRIKIPSDSLLRVAYDGIVGLKYLEIKPGTSETMYAPALALRGERTAAIVDFIDIGAQNLVQTRLILENVRKIIENPALQQAFMNAVFTADKTATGLEKLTAELRETNQGIRDIVGDPKFQANVKGTIKETERTLSSANQFFENVGRVNMRASGGVDVGSKANAVRGDVDVIQSNKTYYRVGFGEGPSRSPALLDFLLTNKTTDNLGFRLGVINSQLGGGVIMYPNSKGNILADIYDINNPRPNNPKLRVGYEHEMQDFMDVLVQGDDLLNDGNRNYMFGIRVKPTGEKLY, from the coding sequence ATGGGCCTGTCCACATCGGCTAAGGTCGGGATCGTGACGATCGCCGCGCTGACCCTCCTGGCGATGGTCATCGTCTGGAAGACCGAAATATTCAAGATGAGGGAAGGTTACAAGCTGACCGGAATATTCAACAGTGTTGAGGGTTTGACGATCGGCTCGGAGGTTCGCTTTCGCGGGCTGAAGATCGGCAAGGTGACCGAGATCGATCCCGGCCCTTATGATATCAGAATTTATTCCGTGGTCGAGCCGCGGATCAAGATCCCGAGCGATTCCCTCCTGCGCGTCGCCTATGACGGGATAGTTGGCCTGAAATATCTGGAGATCAAGCCGGGGACCTCGGAAACGATGTATGCACCGGCCCTGGCGCTCCGGGGCGAGCGGACGGCCGCCATTGTCGACTTTATCGATATCGGCGCCCAGAACCTGGTCCAGACCAGGCTGATCCTGGAAAATGTCCGAAAAATAATCGAGAATCCGGCTCTACAGCAAGCCTTTATGAACGCCGTATTTACGGCCGATAAGACGGCGACCGGCCTGGAGAAATTAACCGCCGAGCTGCGCGAGACCAATCAGGGGATCAGGGACATTGTCGGCGATCCCAAGTTCCAGGCGAACGTCAAAGGGACGATCAAGGAGACCGAACGGACCCTCTCTTCGGCCAACCAATTCTTCGAGAACGTTGGGCGGGTCAACATGCGCGCCTCGGGCGGGGTCGACGTCGGCTCCAAGGCGAACGCCGTTCGCGGCGATGTGGACGTCATCCAGAGCAACAAGACCTATTACCGCGTCGGCTTCGGCGAAGGGCCGAGCCGGTCGCCGGCGCTGCTTGACTTCCTCCTGACCAACAAGACGACCGATAACCTCGGTTTCCGCCTCGGCGTCATCAACAGCCAGCTCGGCGGCGGAGTGATAATGTATCCGAACTCGAAGGGGAATATCCTGGCCGATATTTATGACATCAATAACCCCCGGCCGAACAATCCGAAGCTGCGGGTAGGGTACGAACACGAGATGCAGGACTTCATGGATGTTCTGGTCCAGGGTGACGATCTGCTCAACGACGGGAACCGCAACTACATGTTCGGCATCCGCGTCAAGCCGACGGGGGAGAAGCTGTACTAG
- a CDS encoding DUF5679 domain-containing protein produces MADAKADVKAYCVKCKKKQTMESPKQVTMKNGRKASKGKCPACGTSMFRIGG; encoded by the coding sequence ATGGCGGATGCTAAAGCAGATGTTAAAGCTTATTGCGTAAAGTGCAAAAAGAAGCAGACTATGGAATCACCCAAGCAGGTTACGATGAAGAACGGCCGCAAGGCGAGCAAGGGAAAATGCCCGGCCTGCGGGACGAGCATGTTCAGGATCGGCGGCTAG